From Solibaculum mannosilyticum:
AATGCTATCGGCTGGATTTATAATTTCAGTAAATATTAATTACACTTCTGAGGAGGAACTTCTTATGTTGGCCTGGTGGGATGCGCTCGACGGCATCTTAAAGGTTCTTTATTGTGTGGCAATTCCCAGCACCCTTATTTTTCTTTTGGATACGGTATTGATGCTGTTTGGCTTGGGCGACGGTGCAGCGGCCAATCCATCGGATACCTCGGGTCTGGATCTGGACGGCGACTTGGATGTGGACGCCGGATTGGATCTCCCCGATTTCCACGACGTCCATCTTCACGACGTTCATGCCGACCAGGGAAATCAGGATATAGATCACGATATCCAGCATGCCGGCGACGATTCGGCAGGTCTTAAACTCTTTACCTTACAGGGGATCCTCATCTTTTTGGTGCTGTTCTCTTGGATCTCCATCGCTGCCATCAGCACCGGTCTGAGTGCTTTTCCCGCCATTGTCATCGGTCTGCTGGTAGGTGCGGCCGCTCTCTACGGCACGGCAAAGCTCTTTCAGTTTTTCCGACGTATGCAGGAAAACGGCGCGTTGTCCATCCGCAACGCCTTGGGGCAGACGGCCACAGTCTATATCCCCATTCCTCCGGATAAGCGTCGGGGCGGGAAGGTGACGTTGACCATTCAGGGTTCCTTCACCGAGCTGGATGCCATCACCGAAGGGAGTGCTTCTCTCGCCACCGGCACGGCGGTAACGGTCATCGATATCCAGGGCGATACCTTGGTGGTGGAACCCATGGAATAGCAGGCAGTGCCTGCTTCCACGTCGCCCCAGGGGTTTACTGACGCTTTTACCCCGTTCACACGGTAACAGAAGCTATCTGATATTAGATAACCTTAGTGCAGGCAGTGCCCGCTTCCACGTCGCTCTAGAGGTTTACTGACGTTTTTACCCCGTTCACACGGTAACAGAAGCTATCTGATATTAGATAACCTTAGTGCAGGCAGTGCCCGCTTCCACGTCGCTCTAGAGGTTTACTGACGTTTTTACCCCGTTCACACGGTAACAGAAGCTATCTGATATTAGATAACCTTAGTGCAGGCAGTGCCCGCTTCCACGTTGCTCTAAGATAGTTATCGATATTTTTCCCATGGGCACGGTAACTAGAGCAGTTTGAACCTTACCGTACATAAACAAAAGCTTCTATTCTCCGGCTTGGGGGATGGAAAACTGTAAAAGGAGGATTCTTTATGACTTTCCCTGTTGTAATCTTAATTTGTATCATCGCACTGGTGCTCTTCAGTCTTCTGATCGCACTGCTTTCCCGCTATCGCAAATGCCCGTCCGACAAGGTCATGGTCATCTATGGTAAAATCGGTTCCGATCACAATGGCCAACAGCGTTCGGCAAAATGTCTCCACGGCGGCGCCGCTTTCGTCATCCCCATCATTCAAGCCTATCAGTATCTGGACCTGACCCCCATCTCCATCAACGTGGACTTGACCAACGCCCTCTCCCGGCAGAACATCCGTGTGGACGTTCCCTCCCGCTTTACAGTGGGAATCTCCACTGAACCGGGCATCATGCAGAATGCGGCCGAACGTCTTCTGGGCCTCAAGCTCCAGGAAATCCAGGAGCTTGCCAAGGATATCATCTTCGGCCAGTTGCGTTTGGTCATCGCCACCATGGACATTGAGGAGATCAACACCGACCGCGACAAGTTTTTGGCCGCTGTATCCAGCAATGTGGAAATCGAACTCAAAAAGATCGGCCTGCGCCTCATCAACGTAAACGTCACCGACATCAACGATGAATCCGGCTACATCGACGCTCTGGGCAAGGAAGCCGCCGCCAAAGCCATCAACGACGCCAAAAAGAGCGTGGCTGAAAAGGACCGTGACGGTTCCATCGGTCAGGCCAACGCCCAGCGTGACCAACGCATCCAGGTGGCCGCCGCCAACGCCACTGCCATTGAAGGCGAAAACGCCTCCAAGGTGAGCATTGCTCAATCGGAGGCTGTACGCCGTCAGAAGGAGGCTGAGGCGTTACGTCTGGCCACTGCCGCGGAGAAGGTCCAGGCGGCTAAGGCCCTTCAGGAGGCTTACGGTGCTCAGCAACAGGCTGAATTGACCCGTGCAAGCCTAGAGAAAGCATCTCAGGAGGCCGATGTCATCGTCAAGGCCGAAGTGGCCAAACGTCAGCTGGAGATCGAGGCTGAGGCCGAGGCCGAACGTATCCGCCGTCAGGCCCGAGGCGAAGCCGACGCTATCTTCGCCAAGATGGAAGCCCAGGCAAAGGGTCTGGAAGAGATGCTGACAAAACAGGCTGCTGGTCTTGCCCGTCTTGTGGCGGCGGCTGGAGGCGATCCCAGCGCTGCCGTCCAGCTGATGGTGGCCGACAAACTGCCTGAGCTGACCCGCATCCAGGTGGACGCCATCAAGAACCTGAAGATCGACAAGGTCACGGTTTGGGATTCCTTAAACGGTAAGGATGGTCAGACCAATACCGCTCAATTTGTATCGGGCATGATGAAATCCGTCCCTCCCCTGGGTGACCTCTTCCGTCAGGCCGGCATGGACCTGCCCGCCTTCTTAGGCAAACCCGCTGAGGACCAGTCCTCCCATGAGGAGACGTCCGCTCCCGCCGATGCAGAAGAAATCCCCTCTGAGAAGCAATGATATACGGATAGTATCACAAAAGGCAGCCTCCCTTTTCTTATGGGAGACTGCCTTTTTTCGTTCGCTGAGTGAATGCTTGTCCATCACGAGCAAAAGACGTGCTGGCCGATGCGGGTGATGATGGGCCGGGAGCGGATCCACTGATTGGTGGCGGTGGTGGGATTATAATAATAGATGGCTCCACCGCTGGGGTCCACGCCGTTAAGGGCATCCTGGGCGGCGCGATAGGCCGAATCGGCGATGGGCTGCTCAAACTGGCCGTCGTACAGGGCGGAGAATGCCCCAGGCTGATAGAGCACGCCGGCCAAGGTATTGGGGAATGACGGATGCTCGATGCGGTTCATGATGACTGCTCCTACGGCAACTTGTCCGGAATAGGGTTCTCCTCTGGCTTCGGCCGAGATCATCCGGGCCAATAGGTTAAAGTCGCTTTGGGAATACTGGCCGTTTCCTCCGGTATTTCCCTGTCCCATAATGCCCATGGCTTCCAACGTCTTGGGTCCGGCGATGCCGTCCACTTGCAGTTTATTTTTTCTCTGGAAAAAGCGTACCGCCTCCTGCGTCTCAGAGCCATAGATGCCGTCCACTTGGCCGAAATAATATCCCCAGTTCTTTAGCTTGGTTTGAATCTGCCGAACCTCAGATCCCTGGGATCCGTATTTGGACAGTGCTTCCACCGTCAGACTAGTGGCCGGTTGGCTTTGTCCGCCTACCATATGGACAAGACCCAGCATCAGCAGGCTGACGCTAAATACCATGATTACCCTCCAAAGGGTTTTTAACCGTTCCATTTTTAAAAGCCTCCCTTCCTGTTAAAAGTTTTTTCCACGACAGGGCCATTTATCCGCAATTGGCCTGATTCTGCCTTTTCCAATTTTTTCGTATCGCTCCATTTTTATAAATGGATTGTTTGATTTCATCTGTCCTTTTCCCATGTATATTATGTGGGCGCCGTCAATATATTCAAAAATGGCTTGAAAAGAAAATTCATTGCAAAACAGAAACTATATCCTTATTTTTATACCTCCTTTGGATGGGCTGGACAGTGGTGGTAAAAATCCATTGCTTTTGTCCGCGCGTTATTGCGAAATGCGACAAGCAATGATAAAATAGTAAAAATAGGCCGTTGTTTCGACAAGATGGAATGGCGAGAGAATTGTGGTTGCCTCCCAATCTTTCTTATGGCCTACTTTGGTATTTTATTACCGTCAAGAGGTGACGCTATGGCAATGCCGCGGATTGTGCGTGCTGCCGACGTAGTGCTGATGGTATGCGCCTTGTGCGCCGCCGCAGTACTGGGTTTTGTGCTTTGGCAGCCGGGGGGAAACCAGGTAACAGCTATCGTCACCGTGGGAGCTAGTCAG
This genomic window contains:
- a CDS encoding NfeD family protein gives rise to the protein MLAWWDALDGILKVLYCVAIPSTLIFLLDTVLMLFGLGDGAAANPSDTSGLDLDGDLDVDAGLDLPDFHDVHLHDVHADQGNQDIDHDIQHAGDDSAGLKLFTLQGILIFLVLFSWISIAAISTGLSAFPAIVIGLLVGAAALYGTAKLFQFFRRMQENGALSIRNALGQTATVYIPIPPDKRRGGKVTLTIQGSFTELDAITEGSASLATGTAVTVIDIQGDTLVVEPME
- a CDS encoding flotillin family protein, with translation MTFPVVILICIIALVLFSLLIALLSRYRKCPSDKVMVIYGKIGSDHNGQQRSAKCLHGGAAFVIPIIQAYQYLDLTPISINVDLTNALSRQNIRVDVPSRFTVGISTEPGIMQNAAERLLGLKLQEIQELAKDIIFGQLRLVIATMDIEEINTDRDKFLAAVSSNVEIELKKIGLRLINVNVTDINDESGYIDALGKEAAAKAINDAKKSVAEKDRDGSIGQANAQRDQRIQVAAANATAIEGENASKVSIAQSEAVRRQKEAEALRLATAAEKVQAAKALQEAYGAQQQAELTRASLEKASQEADVIVKAEVAKRQLEIEAEAEAERIRRQARGEADAIFAKMEAQAKGLEEMLTKQAAGLARLVAAAGGDPSAAVQLMVADKLPELTRIQVDAIKNLKIDKVTVWDSLNGKDGQTNTAQFVSGMMKSVPPLGDLFRQAGMDLPAFLGKPAEDQSSHEETSAPADAEEIPSEKQ
- the sleB gene encoding spore cortex-lytic enzyme, whose protein sequence is MERLKTLWRVIMVFSVSLLMLGLVHMVGGQSQPATSLTVEALSKYGSQGSEVRQIQTKLKNWGYYFGQVDGIYGSETQEAVRFFQRKNKLQVDGIAGPKTLEAMGIMGQGNTGGNGQYSQSDFNLLARMISAEARGEPYSGQVAVGAVIMNRIEHPSFPNTLAGVLYQPGAFSALYDGQFEQPIADSAYRAAQDALNGVDPSGGAIYYYNPTTATNQWIRSRPIITRIGQHVFCS